The Tenrec ecaudatus isolate mTenEca1 chromosome 6, mTenEca1.hap1, whole genome shotgun sequence genome has a window encoding:
- the TAMALIN gene encoding protein TAMALIN translates to MTLRRLRKLQQKEETAAAPDPAASAPDSEVAPAAPATTRASGPPAAAAAPGAPGDELYAALEDYHPAELYRALAVSGGTLPRRKGSGFRWKSLSQSPEQQRRVLTLEKGDKETFGFEIQTYGLHHREEQRVEMVTFVCRVHDSSPAQLAGLTPGDTIASVNGLNVEGIRHREIVDIIKASGNILRLETLYGTSIRKAELEARLQYLKQTLYEKWGEYRSLMVQEQRLVHGIAVKDPSIYDTLESVRSCLYGAGLLPGSLPFGPLLAAPRGARGGSRPAPGDNDDAVYHTCFFGAAEPPALPPPPPPARAPGPGPAENLALPGLFAEPRALLSRSASVRCTGPCGGGGGGAPGALWTEAREQALCGPGLRKTKYRSFRRRLLKFIPGLNRSLEEEESQL, encoded by the exons ATGACTCTCCGCCGGCTCAGGAAGCTGCAGCAGAAGGAGGAGACGGCGGCTGCCCCGGACCCCGCCGCCTCGGCTCCAGACTCGGAAGTCGCGCCCGCCGCGCCGGCTACGACCCGGGCCTCCGGCCCCCCCGCGGCAGCCGCGGCCCCTGGAGCCCCCGGAGACGAGCTGTACGCGGCGTTGGAAGATTACCATCCCGCGGAGCTGTACCGGGCGCTCGCCGTGTCTGGGGGTACCCTGCCCCGCCGAAAG GGCTCCGGGTTCCGCTGGAAGAGCCTCAGCCAGAGTCCCGAACAGCAGCG GAGAGTGCTGACGTTGGAGAAGGGGGATAAGGAGACCTTCGGCTTTGAGATCCAG ACCTATGGCCTTCACCACCGGGAGGAACAGCGTGTGGAGATGGTGACCTTTGTCTGCCGAGTTCATGACTCCAGCCCTGCCCAGCTGGCTGGGCTCACCCCCG GGGACACCATCGCCAGTGTCAATGGCTTGAATGTGGAAGGCATCCGCCATCGAGAGATCGTGGACATCATCAAAGCATCCGGCAACATTCTCAG GCTGGAAACTCTGTATGGGACGTCCATTCGGAAGGCGGAGCTGGAGGCCCGTCTGCAGTACCTGAAG CAAACCCTGTATGAGAAATGGGGCGAATACAGATCCCTCATGGTACAGGAGCAGCGGCTGGTGCACG GCATCGCCGTGAAGGACCCCAGCATCTATGACACCCTGGAGTCCGTTCGCTCCTGCCTCTACGGAGCCGGCCTGCTGCCCGGCTCGCTGCCTTTCGGGCCGCTGCTCGCTGCGCCTCGGGGCGCCCGCGGGGGCTCACGGCCAGCCCCGGGCGACAACGACGACGCTGTCTACCACACCTGCTTCTTCGGGGCTGCCGAGCCGCCCGCGCTGCCACCCCCGCCGCCCCCCGCCCGCGCGCCCGGCCCGGGCCCGGCGGAGAACCTGGCGCTGCCAGGGCTGTTCGCCGAGCCGCGGGCCCTGCTGAGCCGCAGCGCGAGCGTGCGGTGCACCGGCCCCTGCGGGGGTGGCGGCGGGGGCGCGCCGGGCGCGCTCTGGACTGAGGCCCGTGAGCAGGCCCTGTGCGGCCCCGGCCTACGCAAAACCAAGTACCGCAGCTTCCGCCGGCGGCTGCTCAAGTTCATCCCCGGACTCAACCGctccctggaggaggaggagagccagCTGTAG